A single genomic interval of Bos indicus isolate NIAB-ARS_2022 breed Sahiwal x Tharparkar chromosome 5, NIAB-ARS_B.indTharparkar_mat_pri_1.0, whole genome shotgun sequence harbors:
- the LOC139182976 gene encoding mucin-like protein 1 codes for MKLLAFLTLVAVSTILVSAQDTTTAPQDTPASEAAATSSADPSASTDAPSESTDAPRESTDAPRESTDAPRESTDAPSESTDTPTTGSAASTSTAARSTSTASTTTRYCFFPRFNIFC; via the exons ATGAAGCTCTTAGCCTTCCTGACACTGGTGGCAGTTTCCACCATCCTGGTTTCTGCCC aggATACAACAACTGCTCCACAGGACACACCAG CTTCTGAAGCTGCTGCCACGAGCTCTGCTGACCCCAGCGCAAGTACAGATGCTCCCAGTGAAAGCACAGATGCTCCCAGAGAAAGCACAGATGCTCCCAGAGAAAGCACAGATGCTCCCAGAGAAAGCACAGATGCTCCTAGTGAAAGTACAGATACCCCCACCACAGGCTCTGCTGCTTCCACTTCCACTGCTGCCCGCTCGACCAGTACTGCATCTACCACCACTCGATATT gtTTCTTTCCACGGTTTAACATATTTTGCTGA